A window from Vibrio cortegadensis encodes these proteins:
- a CDS encoding tripartite tricarboxylate transporter substrate binding protein: MFKVLKPTLAATIITASLSFSALAADVEKIHFLIPGGAGGGWDMTARGTGDVLVKSDIVENVSFQNLSGGGGGKAIAHLIETAKRQEDTLMVNSTPIVVRSLTGIFPQSFRDLTPVAATIADYGAIVTSTDSKYNSWEEVVADFKANPRKVKIAGGSARGSMDHLVVAAAFKGEGFDAKKVRYIAYDAGGKAMAALLSGETQLLSTGLGEVLEMSKSGQVKILAVTAPKRLAAAPDIPTLVEYGNETVFANWRGFFAAPGTSQAKIDEWNQALSKMYKTDEWAVVRDRNGWIDNYKADKDFYTFLEQQEKQMGTLMRELGFLK, translated from the coding sequence ATGTTTAAGGTATTAAAACCGACTCTAGCGGCAACGATAATCACCGCAAGCTTATCTTTCAGTGCTCTTGCAGCAGACGTAGAAAAAATACATTTCTTAATCCCTGGCGGAGCGGGTGGCGGTTGGGATATGACGGCTCGTGGTACTGGTGATGTACTCGTAAAGTCCGATATCGTTGAAAATGTCTCCTTTCAAAACCTATCTGGCGGTGGTGGCGGTAAAGCCATCGCACACTTAATTGAAACCGCCAAACGTCAAGAAGATACTTTGATGGTGAACTCAACACCGATTGTTGTGCGCTCTCTTACTGGTATTTTCCCTCAATCATTCAGAGACCTTACTCCAGTTGCCGCCACTATTGCCGATTACGGAGCAATCGTGACTTCGACTGATTCTAAATACAACTCTTGGGAAGAGGTGGTGGCCGATTTCAAAGCCAACCCACGTAAAGTAAAAATTGCCGGAGGATCAGCTCGCGGCAGTATGGATCATCTTGTCGTAGCCGCCGCGTTTAAAGGTGAAGGTTTCGATGCTAAGAAAGTTCGTTATATTGCATACGATGCTGGTGGCAAGGCAATGGCTGCACTCCTCTCTGGTGAAACTCAACTTCTATCTACGGGTTTAGGTGAAGTGCTTGAAATGTCTAAATCAGGCCAAGTGAAAATCTTAGCCGTTACCGCTCCGAAACGACTTGCAGCCGCGCCAGACATTCCAACTCTCGTTGAGTATGGCAATGAAACGGTATTTGCGAACTGGCGTGGATTCTTCGCCGCTCCCGGCACTAGCCAAGCAAAAATAGATGAATGGAACCAAGCGTTATCGAAAATGTACAAAACCGATGAATGGGCAGTGGTTCGAGACCGAAATGGGTGGATCGACAACTACAAAGCAGACAAAGACTTCTACACATTCTTAGAGCAGCAAGAGAAGCAGATGGGTACATTGATGCGCGAACTCGGCTTCTTGAAGTAG
- a CDS encoding tripartite tricarboxylate transporter TctB family protein, whose product MSDLPTKFFSREYLLCRDRVGALIFLITCLCYGYQTTLIPLFPGDEYEPFTARTLPILLTIAGSGLSLLLLIMGKPDKQSGAILGFNWKLLLSFLALMALYGLGLTYVGFVLATSLFLLAGFYLLGERRKSILLGASFPFVIGFYLLLTQGLDIYLEPGLIFTLW is encoded by the coding sequence ATGTCGGATTTGCCAACCAAATTTTTTAGTCGCGAATACCTTCTGTGCAGAGATCGTGTTGGTGCACTCATTTTCTTAATTACCTGTCTATGCTATGGCTATCAAACGACTCTGATCCCTTTGTTTCCAGGTGATGAATACGAACCGTTTACCGCAAGAACATTACCAATATTACTCACGATAGCAGGAAGTGGCTTATCACTCCTTCTTCTTATCATGGGGAAACCTGACAAACAAAGCGGCGCGATCCTTGGCTTCAATTGGAAGCTATTACTCTCCTTCCTGGCACTAATGGCGCTATATGGCCTTGGCCTAACATACGTCGGTTTTGTATTAGCAACCAGTTTGTTCTTACTCGCAGGGTTTTACCTACTAGGCGAACGCCGTAAATCGATTCTATTAGGGGCTTCATTCCCATTTGTTATCGGGTTTTATCTTCTTTTAACTCAAGGATTAGACATCTACCTTGAGCCCGGTCTTATCTTCACCCTTTGGTAA
- a CDS encoding tripartite tricarboxylate transporter permease — translation MLDGILQGLSTAVMPMNIMMVVIGCFVGTFIGMLPGLGPISAIALMIPITYGLEPSSGLILMAGVYYGAVFGGSTSSILINAPGCSSTVVTAFDGYPMAQKGQAGKALALAAYSSFTGGTLSAIMLLIAAPALASVSLSFQSSDYFALMLVGLSAVAAFAGPGQVIKAWMMTILGLMLSTVGIDKGVGVERFTFGLTDLMDGFSFLLLAMATFALGETLMGILNPEKDTSGEEKNKMADIGSMKVTKEELKEVAPVSIRSSILGFFTGVLPGAGATIAAFLSYGMERSLAPKEKQKEFGKGSIRGLVAPESANNAASSGSFVPLLTLGIPGSGTTAIMLGALIAYGIQPGPRLFVDHPDVFWSVIISMYFGNIVLVILNLPLIPYISKLLAVPRTVLLPMILFFSITGVYLVSFNTMDVFIMLFIAMAAIALRLANFPLAPLLLGFILGGLMEENLRRALMIADGELSFLWERPITLTFTVIAVLVLASPVVMTLINRLRANTTATKPEQPSSNNN, via the coding sequence ATGTTAGACGGAATTTTACAAGGGTTATCGACCGCAGTGATGCCCATGAATATCATGATGGTCGTTATCGGCTGTTTTGTTGGAACCTTCATTGGTATGCTCCCGGGGCTTGGTCCTATATCTGCCATTGCTTTGATGATCCCAATCACTTACGGGTTAGAGCCCTCTTCTGGCTTGATTCTTATGGCTGGGGTTTATTATGGCGCTGTATTTGGAGGGTCAACCTCTTCGATTCTAATCAATGCTCCGGGCTGTTCATCAACCGTTGTCACCGCTTTTGATGGTTATCCTATGGCACAGAAAGGCCAAGCGGGTAAAGCACTTGCGCTCGCCGCTTACTCCTCTTTCACAGGGGGAACGCTGTCTGCCATTATGCTGTTGATTGCCGCTCCTGCTTTAGCCTCGGTTTCTCTGAGTTTTCAATCTTCAGACTATTTCGCGCTTATGCTTGTCGGCCTATCAGCGGTTGCTGCATTTGCCGGGCCCGGTCAAGTCATCAAAGCTTGGATGATGACCATATTAGGATTGATGTTATCTACCGTCGGGATAGATAAAGGCGTCGGGGTTGAGCGATTCACTTTCGGGCTGACTGACTTAATGGATGGATTCAGTTTTCTACTGCTTGCAATGGCCACCTTCGCATTAGGCGAAACTCTCATGGGTATCTTAAATCCAGAGAAAGATACCAGTGGCGAAGAAAAAAACAAAATGGCCGATATCGGTAGTATGAAAGTCACCAAAGAAGAACTTAAAGAAGTGGCACCTGTCTCGATTCGTTCTTCTATTCTTGGCTTCTTTACTGGTGTATTACCTGGCGCAGGAGCCACAATAGCAGCCTTCCTAAGTTACGGAATGGAACGAAGCCTTGCTCCGAAAGAGAAGCAGAAAGAGTTCGGTAAAGGCAGTATTCGCGGTTTGGTCGCACCAGAATCGGCTAACAATGCCGCATCAAGTGGTTCATTTGTTCCGCTATTAACACTAGGGATCCCTGGTTCAGGAACGACTGCCATTATGCTTGGGGCGCTTATCGCCTATGGTATTCAGCCCGGACCACGTCTATTTGTTGATCACCCAGATGTATTTTGGTCAGTCATCATCTCTATGTACTTTGGTAACATTGTACTCGTGATTCTGAATCTGCCGCTTATCCCGTATATCTCGAAATTATTAGCGGTACCAAGAACAGTACTGCTTCCAATGATTCTGTTCTTCTCTATTACTGGTGTCTATTTGGTTTCATTTAATACCATGGACGTGTTCATCATGTTATTCATTGCCATGGCGGCCATCGCTTTAAGGTTAGCCAATTTCCCTCTCGCACCATTATTACTTGGGTTCATTTTAGGGGGGTTAATGGAAGAGAACTTACGCCGTGCTTTAATGATTGCCGATGGTGAATTAAGTTTCTTGTGGGAGAGACCAATTACCCTCACTTTCACCGTTATTGCTGTTCTAGTTCTTGCCAGCCCAGTGGTAATGACATTAATCAATCGATTAAGGGCGAACACAACCGCAACAAAACCTGAACAGCCGTCATCTAACAACAATTAG
- a CDS encoding alpha-amylase family glycosyl hydrolase yields the protein MNINNQKNRIIATTILSITTIITGCNGSESSSEAATSPPSTYACSIETNNTSNDLRIYQVMVESFIDGDTNIGHGTGYGSSHHNGDIQGIIDSLDYIKSLGMNAIWMTPVFNSEPLKGQDHWADRLDATGYFATDYFTIDPRFGDIDKAKELVETAHKKGLYVFFDGVFGHHKANIMPSPTGQLPSGASNPVSYPESLPFYQEVAEYWIKELKIDGWRLDQAYQVPTDAWTEIRRTVDQASSSVTYTNSDGQIVNPLGYMVAEIWNNENYIKETGYGEQDNPALCSAYDFPVRYRVVETFAVNESNVGNKGGKWLDEGMRLHALYPDHAKPNLMLGNHDLVRFGDLLQRGNIANPEDAEYWQRYKAAISFQAAYTGPITLYYGDEIGDQLDGFSQQVTNDTCAIDGLCDDHVARTSAKIEGISVSLNTKQLNLKAYVTELMTLRAQHPALSSGQRTNIIATEDAYVDHKQFTDDILLYLVSTSDQTQTLTLAANNIGSKGTLTNLQSGTKLNLAGGLYEIELAPFEAKFLSVDQPSIEGPIENDSSKPNPDNDSFMAQCDNPTMNEPGPITETLYVVGDFSDSNWKHVSSRAFQYKGDGVYQVVVNEKIGSYKMQYASNDWAPQFTADNTTLSLGQEATLVPGGYGKDTATTIFQAGHYVWSLKFANDGTPEQTMIAQCP from the coding sequence GTGAATATTAACAATCAAAAAAATAGGATAATCGCCACGACTATCCTTTCAATAACAACAATAATCACTGGCTGTAATGGCTCTGAATCATCATCAGAAGCAGCCACCTCACCGCCTTCCACCTATGCGTGTTCTATTGAGACAAATAATACGTCCAACGATTTGCGAATTTACCAAGTCATGGTGGAAAGCTTTATTGATGGTGATACAAATATTGGCCATGGTACGGGTTATGGATCCAGTCACCATAATGGCGATATTCAAGGCATTATCGATTCTCTCGACTACATAAAATCGCTTGGAATGAACGCCATATGGATGACTCCTGTATTTAACTCTGAACCACTAAAAGGTCAAGACCATTGGGCCGATAGACTTGATGCAACAGGATATTTCGCCACAGATTACTTCACGATTGACCCTCGATTTGGTGACATAGACAAAGCCAAAGAATTAGTTGAAACAGCGCATAAAAAAGGTTTGTATGTATTCTTTGATGGCGTGTTTGGTCATCACAAAGCGAATATAATGCCATCGCCAACGGGGCAACTCCCTTCTGGTGCAAGTAACCCAGTCTCTTATCCAGAAAGCTTGCCTTTTTATCAAGAAGTAGCTGAATACTGGATTAAGGAACTAAAAATTGATGGCTGGCGATTGGATCAAGCTTATCAAGTGCCAACTGATGCTTGGACTGAAATTCGTAGAACGGTCGATCAAGCATCATCATCAGTGACTTACACCAACAGCGATGGCCAAATTGTTAATCCTCTCGGTTATATGGTGGCTGAAATTTGGAATAATGAGAATTACATCAAAGAGACAGGCTATGGTGAACAAGACAACCCTGCACTCTGTTCTGCCTACGACTTTCCTGTTCGTTATCGTGTCGTTGAAACCTTTGCTGTCAATGAAAGCAATGTAGGAAATAAAGGCGGAAAATGGCTCGATGAAGGGATGCGCTTACATGCACTCTATCCTGACCACGCCAAACCAAATCTTATGCTAGGTAACCACGATCTCGTTCGCTTCGGCGACTTACTGCAACGTGGAAATATAGCAAACCCTGAAGATGCCGAGTATTGGCAGCGCTATAAAGCCGCGATATCATTTCAAGCTGCTTACACCGGACCTATCACACTCTATTACGGCGATGAGATCGGTGACCAATTAGACGGATTTTCTCAACAGGTCACCAATGATACATGTGCCATTGACGGGCTATGTGATGACCACGTCGCCAGAACTAGCGCTAAAATTGAAGGCATCAGCGTCTCTTTAAATACGAAGCAGTTAAACCTTAAAGCCTATGTAACTGAACTCATGACATTAAGAGCCCAACACCCTGCACTCTCTTCCGGCCAACGCACCAATATTATTGCCACAGAAGATGCTTATGTGGATCATAAGCAGTTCACCGACGATATTCTGTTATATCTGGTCAGCACCAGTGACCAAACTCAAACATTAACTTTAGCCGCTAATAATATTGGCTCAAAAGGTACGCTTACTAACCTTCAATCCGGTACGAAACTCAACCTTGCTGGCGGCCTCTACGAAATTGAATTGGCTCCTTTTGAAGCAAAATTTTTAAGCGTTGATCAACCGAGCATTGAAGGACCAATCGAAAATGACAGCAGTAAACCCAACCCGGACAACGACTCATTCATGGCGCAATGTGATAACCCAACGATGAATGAGCCCGGCCCAATCACCGAAACCTTATACGTTGTCGGAGATTTTTCAGACTCGAATTGGAAACATGTCTCTTCTCGCGCCTTTCAATACAAAGGTGACGGGGTTTACCAAGTCGTCGTTAATGAAAAAATAGGTAGCTATAAGATGCAATATGCAAGTAATGACTGGGCCCCGCAGTTTACAGCTGACAACACGACCCTTTCACTTGGTCAAGAAGCAACGCTGGTTCCAGGTGGGTATGGTAAAGATACCGCCACCACTATTTTTCAAGCAGGTCATTACGTTTGGAGCTTAAAGTTCGCCAACGATGGAACACCAGAACAAACCATGATTGCTCAGTGTCCATAA
- a CDS encoding response regulator — protein MISVALVDDHIMVRSGFAQLLSVESDINVHSQHSCASEAFKALVKSSVDVAVIDISMPDESGLVLLSKLRKEQPNFRAIILSIYDSASFVSQAIEAGACGYLSKRCGPGELVTAIRTVANGDRYLCADALFNLSNASATPSALDELTKREIEVFNHLIQGEDVKHIGTELSISHKTIHVHRANILSKLGLANNVDLIRFALKHKLLAE, from the coding sequence ATGATTTCTGTCGCTCTCGTTGATGACCACATTATGGTTCGTTCTGGCTTTGCACAATTGCTTAGTGTTGAGTCTGATATTAATGTGCACAGCCAACATAGTTGTGCCTCAGAAGCTTTTAAAGCCTTAGTCAAATCATCAGTAGATGTTGCTGTCATCGATATTTCCATGCCTGATGAAAGTGGTTTAGTATTACTAAGTAAACTTCGTAAAGAACAGCCGAACTTCCGCGCCATTATTCTCAGTATTTATGATTCAGCTTCATTCGTTAGCCAAGCTATTGAAGCAGGAGCTTGCGGTTATTTATCTAAACGCTGTGGGCCAGGTGAGTTAGTAACTGCCATCAGAACAGTCGCCAACGGCGATCGATATTTATGTGCCGATGCGCTATTCAATTTAAGTAACGCGTCTGCTACTCCCTCAGCATTAGATGAGCTTACGAAGCGAGAAATCGAAGTATTTAACCACCTGATCCAAGGTGAAGATGTCAAACACATTGGTACAGAACTCTCGATCAGCCATAAAACAATTCATGTTCACCGCGCCAACATTTTAAGTAAACTAGGGCTGGCTAATAATGTGGATCTCATCCGCTTCGCTCTCAAGCACAAACTGCTCGCTGAATAA
- a CDS encoding MASE1 domain-containing sensor histidine kinase: MAQQNQNSRPIFADTFTYAFGFFIYSISWFCLWNISRYLSPDILLAGLLLPSGLKLVAFTLSPRPLWRVFVFSELVISGSLVYLLAEYSHENLLPIFAFLPYFIAIPFHRYWQPLTVYWQKILALTSLTLIHGLLCGLAILLLIKPLEMPISYVFSTTISALTGGILLAPFLYLLYDYLQQKIWLPLSPTLIHQEVRLRPSALLWGISFFSIGLLAELTLLEQMKPLALLIILLPNIFMAYKYGWQGGVLASVINSMLLATARQITGSFESDQELQIFMTTQALVGLGLGIAISRQYLLAKQLQQVNNDLGIELANKQHLARQLVQVEEDIRKSVARELHDEIGQNITAIQIQAMLANRISQDENSKNIATTINSLALRIHSSTRQLLTQLRPHTLDELGLEDAVRQLSSEMRFAERKIDFKLNFGLFAEKLDDITAVTLYRIAQELLNNVSKHANATEVKLSLMPGDIFSLELRDNGKGLPESWKIKGQGLKGVEERVSALGGNMTIQTRQLAPDMPSELDKQGHLDPKPFNGTRITINLPTKTFSLSK; encoded by the coding sequence ATGGCACAACAAAACCAAAACTCCCGACCAATCTTTGCCGACACCTTTACCTATGCTTTTGGCTTTTTTATTTACAGCATCAGTTGGTTTTGCTTATGGAATATTAGTCGTTACTTATCACCCGATATATTACTTGCAGGGCTATTGCTGCCAAGTGGCTTAAAACTTGTCGCATTCACTTTGTCACCGCGCCCATTATGGCGAGTCTTTGTTTTCAGTGAACTGGTAATTTCAGGAAGCTTAGTCTACTTATTAGCGGAGTATAGTCATGAAAATTTGCTGCCAATCTTTGCTTTCCTTCCATATTTTATCGCCATCCCCTTTCACCGCTACTGGCAGCCTCTCACTGTTTATTGGCAAAAGATTCTTGCACTAACGAGCCTAACGTTAATTCATGGTTTGCTTTGTGGCCTAGCTATCTTGCTTTTAATTAAGCCCTTAGAAATGCCAATCAGCTATGTATTTTCCACCACAATTTCAGCATTAACAGGTGGAATATTACTCGCTCCATTTTTATACCTACTCTACGACTATTTGCAGCAGAAAATATGGCTCCCTCTTAGCCCAACACTCATACATCAAGAAGTTCGGTTACGCCCTTCCGCGCTGTTATGGGGAATCAGTTTCTTTAGTATTGGGTTGCTGGCCGAGCTAACTCTATTGGAACAAATGAAGCCGCTCGCGTTGCTTATCATTCTGCTGCCTAACATTTTTATGGCGTATAAATATGGCTGGCAAGGCGGTGTGTTAGCCAGTGTAATCAACAGTATGTTGCTCGCTACCGCAAGGCAGATCACTGGTTCCTTTGAATCAGACCAAGAGCTGCAAATCTTTATGACCACGCAAGCACTGGTTGGATTAGGGCTTGGTATCGCGATCAGCCGCCAATATTTACTCGCCAAACAACTACAACAGGTCAATAACGATTTGGGAATCGAGCTCGCGAATAAACAGCACTTAGCTAGACAGCTCGTTCAAGTAGAAGAAGACATAAGAAAATCTGTCGCCCGTGAGTTACATGATGAAATCGGTCAGAATATTACCGCAATTCAAATTCAAGCCATGTTAGCAAATCGAATAAGCCAAGATGAAAATAGCAAGAACATTGCTACAACCATCAATTCACTGGCGCTAAGAATACACAGCTCCACTCGCCAACTGCTAACCCAACTTCGCCCCCATACTCTCGATGAGCTTGGTCTAGAGGATGCGGTTCGTCAACTTAGTTCAGAAATGCGTTTTGCCGAACGTAAAATTGATTTTAAACTAAATTTTGGTCTTTTCGCTGAAAAACTCGACGATATCACCGCTGTAACCTTATACCGTATTGCTCAAGAGTTACTTAATAATGTCAGTAAGCATGCAAATGCCACCGAAGTAAAACTGAGCTTAATGCCTGGTGATATTTTTAGTTTAGAGCTGAGAGATAATGGCAAAGGGTTACCTGAGAGTTGGAAAATCAAGGGCCAAGGTCTTAAAGGGGTTGAAGAACGGGTCAGTGCGTTAGGAGGAAATATGACCATTCAAACCCGCCAACTAGCCCCAGATATGCCTTCTGAATTAGATAAACAAGGTCATTTAGACCCAAAACCGTTCAACGGAACCCGAATTACCATCAATTTACCAACGAAAACGTTTTCTTTAAGTAAGTAA
- the uhpC gene encoding MFS transporter has translation MMGFLTTEQPVKPITDKSQIDATYQYWRLHLMLSMYVGYGVFYFTRKSLNFAMPAMLRDLGLEHSDIGFLGTLFYITYGVSKFVSGMVSDQSKPSYFMGLGLIATGIINIAFGLSSSLLMFAILWTLNAFFQGWGWPPCAKLLTTWYSRSERGFWWSIWNTCHNLSGALIPIVIGFTAMNWGWRYGFILPGVFAILVGGVLCFRMRDKPTSMGLPSVGEWRNDELEKRHEQEGRGLNFRQILTTYVLGNKYIWLLCSSYLLVYVVRTAINDWGNLYLMQRHGFELFSANAAVSMFEIGGFLGSLFGGWGSDRFFRGNRAPMNLIFALGIFASVAALWLTPLDNFIVLSGCFFSIGFFVFGPQMMIGMAAAECSHKDVAGTATGFVGLFGYLGAALASYPIALIIEQFSWEGFFSIITLSAASIGLLILPFVKAQQRAEKMRTP, from the coding sequence ATGATGGGGTTTCTTACTACCGAGCAACCAGTTAAACCGATAACAGATAAAAGTCAGATCGACGCCACTTATCAATATTGGCGACTGCACTTAATGCTATCGATGTATGTTGGTTATGGCGTGTTTTACTTCACTCGAAAAAGTTTGAATTTTGCTATGCCCGCTATGCTCAGAGATCTCGGATTAGAACATTCCGACATTGGCTTTCTCGGCACACTTTTTTACATCACTTACGGTGTATCAAAGTTTGTCTCTGGCATGGTGAGCGACCAATCTAAACCAAGTTATTTCATGGGGTTAGGGTTAATCGCCACTGGCATTATCAACATTGCTTTTGGTTTGAGCTCATCCCTTTTGATGTTCGCCATACTGTGGACATTAAACGCCTTCTTCCAAGGTTGGGGTTGGCCACCATGCGCCAAACTTCTCACCACGTGGTATTCGCGTTCTGAACGTGGTTTCTGGTGGTCTATTTGGAACACTTGCCACAATTTAAGTGGCGCTTTGATTCCGATCGTCATTGGATTCACCGCGATGAATTGGGGTTGGCGATACGGGTTTATATTGCCTGGTGTTTTTGCCATTTTAGTCGGCGGAGTCTTATGCTTCCGCATGCGAGATAAGCCCACCAGTATGGGCCTGCCTAGCGTCGGTGAATGGCGTAATGATGAACTTGAAAAACGTCATGAACAAGAAGGCCGAGGACTTAACTTTAGACAGATCCTCACCACCTATGTATTAGGTAATAAATATATTTGGTTACTGTGCAGTTCATATCTCTTGGTCTACGTGGTACGGACGGCGATTAATGATTGGGGCAATCTGTATCTCATGCAAAGGCACGGTTTTGAACTGTTTTCAGCCAATGCCGCCGTGTCAATGTTTGAAATTGGCGGATTCCTCGGGTCTCTGTTTGGTGGCTGGGGTTCTGATAGATTTTTCCGTGGTAACCGAGCACCGATGAACTTGATTTTCGCATTAGGGATTTTTGCTTCAGTTGCTGCACTTTGGCTCACGCCTTTAGACAATTTTATCGTGCTTTCTGGCTGTTTTTTCTCCATCGGTTTCTTTGTTTTTGGCCCACAAATGATGATTGGAATGGCAGCCGCGGAATGTTCGCATAAAGACGTAGCAGGTACGGCGACAGGCTTTGTTGGTCTATTTGGCTACTTAGGTGCCGCACTTGCGAGTTACCCAATCGCACTAATTATTGAACAATTTAGCTGGGAAGGCTTCTTCAGCATAATTACATTATCGGCGGCTTCTATCGGCCTACTGATTTTGCCTTTTGTAAAAGCACAGCAACGTGCTGAAAAGATGAGAACCCCTTAA
- a CDS encoding ABC transporter substrate-binding protein, whose translation MKVRTHRSLLAACILGSAFAAPQAMADGRLVVYCSATNAMCEAETKAFSEKYDVKTSFVRNGSGSTLAKIEAEKKNPRADVWYGGTLDPQSQAGEMDLLQAYKSPQLEFIMDNYKDPAKRKGNYSSAVYMGILGFGVNTKRLAEKGLEIPRCWSDLTKPEYKDEIQIADPQSSGTAYTALATFIQLWTEDKAFTYFKDLDKNISQYTKSGVTPSRNSARGEIAIGIGFLHDYSLEQSKGAPLELISPCEGTGYEIGGVSIIKGARNIDNAKLFVDWVLSKQGQELAWKKGQSFQILTNTSAEQSPNALNPKDLTLINYDMDTYGSSAERKRLINKWVNVVKMGE comes from the coding sequence ATGAAAGTTAGAACTCACCGCAGCCTACTGGCCGCTTGCATCCTTGGTTCTGCATTTGCTGCCCCTCAAGCAATGGCAGATGGTCGACTTGTCGTATATTGCAGCGCAACAAATGCAATGTGTGAAGCGGAGACAAAAGCCTTTTCTGAAAAATATGATGTAAAAACATCATTTGTTCGAAATGGTTCAGGCAGCACATTAGCTAAAATTGAAGCAGAAAAGAAAAACCCACGTGCCGATGTTTGGTACGGCGGTACACTTGATCCGCAATCACAAGCGGGGGAAATGGATCTACTTCAAGCCTACAAGTCGCCACAACTTGAATTCATCATGGACAACTACAAAGATCCAGCAAAACGTAAAGGTAACTACTCCTCTGCGGTTTACATGGGGATTCTTGGTTTCGGTGTCAACACTAAGCGTCTAGCCGAAAAAGGTTTAGAGATCCCTCGCTGTTGGAGTGACCTAACCAAACCTGAATACAAAGATGAAATTCAAATAGCCGATCCACAAAGTTCTGGTACCGCTTATACTGCGCTGGCAACGTTCATTCAATTGTGGACAGAAGACAAAGCGTTTACCTACTTTAAAGATCTGGATAAAAACATTTCGCAATACACCAAATCTGGCGTGACCCCATCACGTAACTCTGCTCGTGGTGAAATCGCGATTGGTATTGGTTTCTTACACGATTACTCACTAGAGCAATCAAAAGGGGCACCACTTGAGCTAATTTCTCCTTGTGAAGGGACTGGCTATGAAATTGGTGGAGTGAGTATTATTAAAGGTGCACGTAACATCGACAATGCAAAACTGTTTGTCGATTGGGTGCTATCGAAACAAGGCCAAGAGTTAGCATGGAAAAAAGGTCAATCTTTCCAAATCCTAACCAACACATCAGCAGAGCAATCTCCAAATGCACTTAACCCGAAAGATCTGACGCTCATCAACTATGACATGGACACATACGGTTCATCGGCAGAGCGTAAGCGTTTAATCAACAAATGGGTAAACGTCGTTAAAATGGGCGAATAA